In Desulfuromonadales bacterium, one DNA window encodes the following:
- a CDS encoding DUF721 domain-containing protein, producing MSRQQRPSMKKAATAGTLLSQFLQQSGLAGKLQAYESWRVWNEVVGPQIAAHAQPAKIRDGVLDVRVDQAVWMQQLQLMKPKILARLNERLGAEVIRDIFWRRGRVEPPSVAAEPASIPLPPLPAEEMARIGKIVAPLGDDELRRRLQQILVKQAQLDLARSKD from the coding sequence ATGAGCCGCCAGCAGCGCCCCTCCATGAAAAAGGCCGCCACCGCCGGCACTCTGCTCAGCCAGTTTCTGCAGCAATCGGGGCTGGCGGGCAAGTTGCAGGCCTACGAATCGTGGCGGGTGTGGAACGAGGTCGTTGGCCCGCAGATCGCGGCACATGCGCAACCGGCGAAAATCCGCGACGGGGTCCTCGATGTACGTGTCGACCAAGCGGTATGGATGCAGCAGTTGCAGCTGATGAAGCCAAAAATTCTCGCCCGGCTCAATGAACGACTGGGGGCAGAGGTTATCCGTGATATTTTCTGGCGCCGCGGGAGGGTCGAGCCCCCCTCCGTCGCCGCAGAACCGGCCAGCATTCCCTTACCTCCCCTGCCGGCAGAGGAGATGGCCCGCATCGGGAAAATCGTCGCGCCTCTGGGAGATGACGAACTGCGCCGGCGACTGCAGCAGATACTCGTCAAGCAGGCCCAGCTTGATCTGGCCCGCAGCAAAGACTGA